The Amycolatopsis endophytica genome includes the window GGCGGCCGCTGGTCCGTGACTCGGTGCCGCGGCGCAACGCGCTGGTGTTCGCGCTGGCGCTGGGGCTCGGCTCGTTCGCGATGCTCTACTTCACGGTGAACCTGCTGGCCGCGGTGCTGGCGATCGCCACGATCCTGTTCTACATCTTCGTGTACACGCTGGTGCTCAAGCGGCGCACCGCGCAGAACGTGGTGTGGGGCGGCGCCGCCGGGTGCATGCCGGTGGTGATCGGCTGGGCCGCCGTCACCGGCACGGTGCAGTGGCCCGCGTTCGTGATGTTCGCCGTCATCTTCTTCTGGACGCCGCCGCACACCTGGGCGCTGGCGATGAAGTACCGCGACGACTACGAGCGCGCCGGCGTGCCGATGCTGCCGGTGGTCGCCACCGCCGAGCACGTGGCCCGCCAGATCCTGATCTACTCGTGGGTGATGGTCGGCTGGACGCTGCTCCTGCTGCCGGCGACGAGCTGGCTGTACGCGTCGTTCGCGGTGCTGGCCGGATCGTGGTTCCTGTTCTACGCGCACCGCCTGTACTCGGCGGTCCGGCGTGGTGTGGAGACCAAGCCGATGGCGCTGTTCCACCGGTCGAACACGTACCTGATGATCCTGTTCTGCGCACTCGCGGTCGACTCGGCGATCGGGCTGCCGACGCTCGGGCTGCCCTTCTGACGGCTCCGGGGAATTCCCCGGCCACGACCTTCGTTGGTTCTAGGCCGACCGATCACCCGAAAGCCGAAAGTGGGTTGCTCTTGTCCGTGGCCGGGGACCGCCAGCACGACAACACCACCACCGACCTCCAGCACGAGCAGGACTACGT containing:
- a CDS encoding heme o synthase: MSLVNAAHGRSDSTSAVDPGEERPRGLRRARRIVGAYVALTKPQVIELLLVTTIPAMFLAARTIPSPWLILATLVGGTMAAGSANALNCVIDADIDKVMNRTKRRPLVRDSVPRRNALVFALALGLGSFAMLYFTVNLLAAVLAIATILFYIFVYTLVLKRRTAQNVVWGGAAGCMPVVIGWAAVTGTVQWPAFVMFAVIFFWTPPHTWALAMKYRDDYERAGVPMLPVVATAEHVARQILIYSWVMVGWTLLLLPATSWLYASFAVLAGSWFLFYAHRLYSAVRRGVETKPMALFHRSNTYLMILFCALAVDSAIGLPTLGLPF